The DNA sequence CGGGAGCGGACCGCTTGCCGTAACCGGGCGTCGCCATCGGGTACGGGGGCGAGGATGCGGGGGCGTGCGGGGCAGGGCTAATGTGCTGGGTAGCCATGAGATCGGCTTTCTGGGTTGGGATCTTGTGGTGAGACCCCGGCCTGGTGCGTAAACACCGTGCCGGGGTCGTTTGGTTCTCGCACCGTAAGCAGTCGCGACGGCGCGCCGCAAGCTGTCACGATTAGTCATACTTGCTGGCCGTGACGGGGTCGGGAGGGTGGGGAGGTTTCCCCAACCTCCCTCTTTTTCCTACCGGTTACAGAGGAGGCTCGAAGCCCGGACCTCGCGTCCCGACACCCGCGACCCGGACCCCGAGCTTCGGGCCCGGACCTCGTCCAGATACCCCCGCACGAGTGAACGCCCCGCTCCGGCGCTCGCGTCCTGGACGCCGAGCTCCGAGCGCCGGGTGCCTGTGCGGGGAGGTCCTGGTCGCGGTGCCACACCGGAAGTTTCACCGTGCTGCCGTGCACACGTCGGGCGTTGGCGAAGCTGTCGGCGGCGGGCCCCTGGTGGTCAGCGTAGCCAGGTAGGAGGGTCCCGGGGGTGTGGTCGCAGGGGACCCGGGTCCTGGAAAGGAACCCCGAACATGCAAAGAGCGGCGGGAGGCCCGGTCCGCCCGGACGCGTCCCGCCGTCAGTCGTGGTCGTGTCAGGCGGCGCTGCGCAGCGCCTGCACCGCGCGGGCGAGCTGGTCGTCGGAGCTCGCGGTGTTGAGGGCCGAGCTGAGGACTTCGGCGTAGGTGGCGCGGGCGTCCTGGTAGTGCTTGCGGCCCGCGTCGGTGATGACGGCGTAGACGCCGCGCTTGTCGTCGGCGCAGGTGTCCTTGTACGCGTAGCCGGCGCTCTCCAGCCGCCCCACCAGGCGGGTCACGGAGCTCTGGCCCAGCCCGATGCGGTCCGCGAGCTCCTGCATGCGGCGTTCGCTGTTCTCGGCCTGGGCGAGAACCTCCAGGGCGCGGTACTCGGAGAGGCCGACGCCGAAGCGGCGCTGCAGGGTGTGCGCGAGCTGACGTTCCACGAAGGCGTGCAGACCGAGAACGGCCTCCCACATGGTCTGGTCGGAGGCGGCGCGCGGCTGCTTGTGGATCGTCATGGAACGGCTCCCCTTCTCGACTGCGATGCCTACCAAGGTACATGCCCATGCAATTATCTGAAGGGGGTGACGTGAGGGTGACGCCGTGGTCGAGCTTCCTGCGGGGCGCCGGCGACCGAGGTGCGGTGATTGTAAGTGCAAGTAAAGAGGGGCGGATGAGTCAGGGTCGGTGGCGCATGCCCATCAGGGTGCCGCAGCTGTCCGGGTCGCCGGGGCCGACGCCGTGATCCGCGCGATCGCCTCGACCGTCAGGGCGCGCTCGTGGGGCTCGGTCTCCAGGGCGCGGTGGATCGACAGTCCTTCGATGAGCGCATCGAGCTGACGGGCGGTGGCCGGGTCGAAGTGCCATTCCAGGGCGCGGCGACTGCGGCCCATCCAGGTGCGGGTGAGCTCGCGGTAGGCGGGCCTGCGCGCGGCGAGGGTGTAGAGCTCATGGGTGAGGATGAGCTCGCGCTGGTTGCCGCCGGAGAGGTGGTGGACGAGATCGGCGACGGCCTCGCGCGCCTCGTCGGGGGTGCTCGCGGCGCCGAGGCGGTCCTCGAAGACGGCGACGATCGTGCCGGAGAACCGGGTGAACGCCTCGTGCAGCAGCTCGTCCATGCCGGAGAAGTGGTACGTCATCGAGCCGAGCGGCACGCCAGCGCGGGCGGCGACCTTGCGGTGCGAGACACCCGCGACGCCCTCGTCGACGATGAGGTCCAGCGCGGCGTCGATGATGCGGTCCCGTCGTTCGGGGTCGGTGCGCCCTGTCGCCACGCGGGGCCTCCTCGGTGGGCTCGGTCCTTCTCG is a window from the Streptomyces sp. MMBL 11-1 genome containing:
- a CDS encoding MarR family winged helix-turn-helix transcriptional regulator, with the translated sequence MTIHKQPRAASDQTMWEAVLGLHAFVERQLAHTLQRRFGVGLSEYRALEVLAQAENSERRMQELADRIGLGQSSVTRLVGRLESAGYAYKDTCADDKRGVYAVITDAGRKHYQDARATYAEVLSSALNTASSDDQLARAVQALRSAA
- a CDS encoding TetR/AcrR family transcriptional regulator; the encoded protein is MATGRTDPERRDRIIDAALDLIVDEGVAGVSHRKVAARAGVPLGSMTYHFSGMDELLHEAFTRFSGTIVAVFEDRLGAASTPDEAREAVADLVHHLSGGNQRELILTHELYTLAARRPAYRELTRTWMGRSRRALEWHFDPATARQLDALIEGLSIHRALETEPHERALTVEAIARITASAPATRTAAAP